From a region of the Methylocystis hirsuta genome:
- the rnhA gene encoding ribonuclease HI produces the protein MTLGVEIWTDGACSGNPGPGGWGAILRFGDREREINGGEPLTTNNRMELMAAIIALETLTRPCAVDLHTDSQYLRSGVTSWIAGWKARGWRTADRKPVKNVDLWQRLEAAAERHDVDWHWVKGHSGHDMNERADELARAGMAPFLPGRPPASARFSSR, from the coding sequence ATGACGCTCGGCGTCGAGATCTGGACCGACGGCGCCTGCTCGGGCAATCCGGGGCCGGGCGGCTGGGGCGCGATTCTCCGCTTTGGCGATCGCGAAAGAGAGATCAACGGCGGCGAGCCGCTCACCACCAATAATCGCATGGAGCTGATGGCGGCGATCATCGCGCTTGAAACGCTCACGCGTCCATGCGCGGTCGATCTGCATACCGATTCGCAATATTTGCGCAGCGGTGTCACCTCATGGATCGCCGGATGGAAAGCGCGCGGCTGGCGCACCGCCGACCGAAAGCCGGTCAAGAACGTCGATCTGTGGCAAAGGCTCGAAGCGGCGGCGGAGCGGCATGACGTCGACTGGCATTGGGTCAAAGGCCATTCGGGCCATGACATGAACGAGCGCGCCGACGAACTGGCGCGCGCCGGCATGGCGCCTTTCCTCCCCGGCAGACCGCCTGCAAGCGCGCGCTTTTCATCGAGATAG
- a CDS encoding OmpA family protein — protein MHLPKKWWIGLPVLFGLAYFAQGALTPRLEDDLRAAILSRVAQSPDAIDRPEVRISGRDVVLAGISLSPDVKAQLLAALGVETPARRIIDATQPLSRATPFVLRLERRGGKAMISGNLPPTGARERLRAEIAALGLEVSDSAAYADGAPQSFPDLASFAVRRLAELDPATTTMTDATLAVSGEARSAADYEKALAALKASPFKSAVKVEVSPPRVSPYVFSAAARDGVISLSGHLPSDDLRKQVIAMAASVGAGAAVSDATELGAGAPAGDFAGALAFAVSELGKLSQGKVAVSDGKIIIEGQGRQNILGETIRADAKARLPSGFEIARLDVMAGPMTPYVFSAQRAGGDVTLTGYAPDEAVRNRLVETARRNFFDAKVVDRLMIAKGAPQNFAEATDHSLAALARLDEGKLAVSDSNISLAGVARHQSARAEIAASFADTLPQSFRGEAQLSTRIVGSPLDASQCAAALSELLAKSPIVFPSDDSAIAAESAPLIDAIAATALRCPGTTFEIAAHTDNVGIAEVNLGRSKRRAQAVVERLAKAGLDPFRIIAVGYGGERPIASNDSDENRARNRRVEIVVK, from the coding sequence ATGCATCTTCCCAAAAAATGGTGGATTGGACTGCCTGTCCTTTTTGGACTGGCCTATTTTGCGCAGGGCGCGTTGACGCCTCGTCTAGAGGACGATCTGCGCGCTGCCATCTTGTCGCGAGTCGCACAGTCGCCTGACGCGATCGACAGGCCAGAGGTCCGCATCTCGGGCCGTGACGTCGTCCTCGCCGGCATTTCGCTGTCGCCTGATGTGAAAGCTCAGCTTCTGGCGGCGTTAGGCGTTGAAACGCCAGCGCGGCGCATCATTGACGCGACGCAGCCTCTCTCGCGCGCAACGCCCTTCGTGCTGCGACTCGAACGCCGCGGCGGCAAGGCCATGATCTCGGGCAACCTCCCGCCGACGGGCGCGCGCGAAAGGCTGCGCGCCGAGATCGCCGCCTTAGGCCTGGAAGTGTCGGACTCCGCCGCCTACGCCGACGGCGCGCCGCAATCCTTCCCCGATCTCGCGTCCTTCGCCGTGCGCCGCCTCGCCGAACTCGATCCCGCGACGACGACGATGACCGACGCGACTCTGGCTGTTTCCGGCGAAGCGCGCAGCGCGGCCGATTACGAGAAGGCGCTCGCCGCGCTCAAGGCGTCGCCGTTTAAGAGCGCGGTAAAAGTTGAAGTATCGCCGCCGCGTGTTTCTCCCTACGTGTTTTCAGCGGCGGCGCGCGACGGCGTCATCAGCCTCTCCGGCCACCTGCCGAGCGACGATCTGCGCAAACAGGTCATCGCTATGGCGGCCTCCGTGGGCGCCGGCGCCGCGGTCAGCGACGCGACCGAGCTTGGCGCCGGCGCGCCGGCCGGAGACTTCGCCGGAGCGCTTGCGTTCGCGGTCAGCGAGCTCGGCAAGTTGTCGCAAGGCAAAGTCGCGGTATCCGACGGCAAGATCATCATCGAAGGGCAGGGGCGCCAGAACATATTGGGCGAGACGATCCGGGCCGATGCGAAAGCGCGGTTGCCTTCGGGATTTGAGATCGCGCGGCTCGACGTCATGGCGGGTCCGATGACGCCGTATGTTTTCAGCGCCCAGCGCGCCGGCGGAGACGTTACGCTCACCGGCTATGCGCCGGATGAGGCCGTCCGTAACCGCCTCGTCGAAACCGCGCGCAGGAACTTCTTCGACGCGAAGGTCGTTGATCGGCTCATGATCGCGAAAGGCGCGCCGCAAAACTTCGCGGAAGCGACGGATCATTCCCTGGCCGCATTGGCGCGGCTCGACGAAGGCAAGCTCGCGGTCAGCGACTCGAATATCTCGCTCGCCGGCGTCGCGCGTCATCAGAGCGCACGGGCCGAGATCGCGGCGAGCTTCGCCGATACGCTTCCGCAGAGTTTCCGCGGCGAGGCGCAACTGTCGACACGCATCGTCGGATCGCCGCTCGATGCAAGCCAGTGCGCCGCAGCGCTCTCCGAGCTTCTCGCCAAATCGCCAATCGTCTTTCCGTCCGACGATTCGGCGATCGCCGCTGAATCCGCGCCTCTCATCGATGCGATCGCCGCGACGGCGCTGCGCTGCCCGGGCACGACTTTCGAAATCGCGGCGCACACCGACAACGTGGGCATTGCCGAAGTGAATCTGGGGCGCAGCAAGCGTCGCGCGCAGGCGGTCGTCGAACGCCTGGCGAAGGCCGGACTCGACCCGTTCAGAATAATCGCCGTCGGCTATGGCGGCGAGCGCCCAATCGCTTCCAATGACAGCGACGAAAATCGCGCGCGCAATCGCCGCGTCGAAATCGTCGTCAAGTAG